One window of the Bacteroidota bacterium genome contains the following:
- a CDS encoding heme-binding domain-containing protein encodes MSKKKKILYILLSVIIIIQFIRPERNLGKRETENTIFVSNEVGQILQTSCFDCHSNYTVYPWYTNIQPIGWWLNHHVNEGKEELNFSEFEAYSLKRKLHKLEEIKEMVDEGEMPLSSYTLIHGDATLSAEQKEILSKWVVETRKYLSDTLSNAK; translated from the coding sequence ATGTCAAAAAAGAAAAAAATCCTCTATATCCTTCTCTCGGTTATTATTATCATTCAATTCATTCGTCCTGAGCGCAACCTAGGAAAACGCGAAACCGAAAATACCATTTTTGTGTCCAATGAAGTAGGGCAAATTTTACAAACGTCTTGTTTCGATTGTCATTCCAATTATACCGTTTACCCATGGTATACGAATATTCAGCCAATTGGTTGGTGGTTAAATCATCATGTGAATGAAGGAAAAGAAGAATTAAATTTTTCGGAATTTGAAGCGTATTCCTTAAAACGCAAATTGCATAAGCTAGAAGAGATCAAAGAAATGGTGGATGAAGGGGAGATGCCATTGAGTTCGTATACACTCATTCATGGCGATGCAACATTAAGTGCTGAACAAAAAGAGATACTTTCTAAATGGGTGGTGGAAACCAGAAAATACCTGAGTGATACGCTTTCGAATGCGAAGTGA
- a CDS encoding Mrp/NBP35 family ATP-binding protein, whose amino-acid sequence MSITAAQVLDALKNVDDPDLKKDLVTLGMIKDLEVNGKNVNFTVVLTTPACPMKDMIHKACVNAVLHFVDKEAVVKVNMTSNVTSGKVNTGPLLPQVKNIIAVASGKGGVGKSTVASNLAAALAKQGAKVGLVDADIYGPSQTIMFDVVHEKPMIKVIDGKNKIIPVESYGVKLLSIGFFADTSQAIVWRGPMAAKALTQMFADADWGELDYMIIDLPPGTGDIHLSLVGAIPLNGVVIVSTPQNVALADAQKGVGMFQMPSINVPVLGIVENMAYFTPAELPNNKYYIFGKDGAKTLAEKLGVPLLGEIPLVQSICEAGDAGRPAVLQESTPQALAFMEMASNVAQQVSIVNSQRQLVTSN is encoded by the coding sequence ATGAGCATAACAGCAGCACAAGTTTTAGATGCCTTAAAAAATGTAGATGATCCCGATTTGAAAAAGGATTTGGTGACGTTGGGCATGATCAAAGATTTAGAAGTAAATGGTAAAAATGTAAACTTTACTGTTGTTCTTACCACTCCGGCATGTCCGATGAAAGACATGATTCATAAAGCCTGCGTCAATGCCGTTTTGCATTTTGTAGATAAAGAAGCCGTTGTAAAAGTGAACATGACCTCAAATGTAACATCTGGAAAAGTAAATACGGGTCCGTTGTTACCTCAGGTTAAAAATATTATCGCTGTTGCATCCGGTAAAGGTGGAGTAGGGAAATCTACGGTAGCTTCCAACCTCGCTGCTGCCTTGGCAAAGCAAGGTGCTAAAGTAGGATTGGTGGATGCTGATATTTATGGACCTTCTCAAACCATCATGTTTGATGTGGTGCACGAAAAGCCAATGATTAAAGTGATTGACGGAAAAAATAAAATTATTCCAGTTGAAAGTTACGGTGTGAAATTATTATCCATCGGATTTTTTGCAGATACATCGCAAGCCATTGTATGGCGTGGGCCAATGGCTGCAAAAGCTTTGACCCAAATGTTTGCGGATGCTGATTGGGGTGAACTGGATTATATGATTATCGACTTGCCTCCGGGTACTGGTGATATTCATTTATCTTTGGTTGGTGCTATTCCATTGAATGGAGTCGTGATTGTTAGCACTCCTCAAAATGTGGCTTTGGCTGATGCACAAAAAGGGGTAGGGATGTTTCAAATGCCTTCCATCAATGTCCCGGTATTGGGCATTGTAGAGAATATGGCCTATTTTACTCCTGCTGAGCTTCCAAACAATAAATATTATATCTTTGGTAAGGACGGAGCGAAAACGTTGGCAGAAAAGCTGGGTGTTCCATTATTAGGCGAAATTCCTTTGGTTCAAAGCATCTGTGAAGCCGGTGATGCCGGTCGTCCAGCTGTTTTGCAAGAAAGTACGCCACAAGCATTGGCATTTATGGAAATGGCTAGCAATGTTGCACAGCAAGTATCGATAGTAAATAGTCAGAGACAATTGGTCACTAGTAACTAG
- a CDS encoding T9SS type A sorting domain-containing protein, with amino-acid sequence MKTLLLAFTLAFLPSTFLQAQLNGKIKIYFSTPISTSVSSGTNAIYLNNSMDDTLVAYINRSKYTLDIAVYNYQQTSGMADIATAVNNATARGVVVRWIYDASQSNSGMIPLVSSVNTFGSPTTSAYGIMHNKFMIIDANSINVNDPIVWTGSANWTKTHFNSNVNNTIIIQDQALAQAYLAEFNEMWGDVGITPSIANSKFGPFKSDNTIHNFTIGGSLIELYFSPTDGTNTKVLNTIQHADSDLFFGMLAFSLDSNSDSIINKKNQGINVTGIIDQSSMIYSPYTSLTSSLGANFQVYSSFTSVYHSKILITDPCTLSSDPTVITGSYNWTTPAETQNDENELIIHNDTIANMFYQSFYQNFIDVGGTILPCNLVNINETQDYYSLSIFPNPFTHSTTIELNRNLNNATLSIYNTLGKLIKQTGYINGKSINLSRDELPSGVYFIHLIEQNNTLAVKKLIIADSE; translated from the coding sequence ATGAAAACTCTTTTACTCGCTTTTACACTTGCCTTTCTCCCTAGCACTTTTTTGCAAGCACAGTTAAATGGGAAAATAAAGATTTACTTTTCCACTCCTATTAGCACTTCTGTTTCTTCTGGTACAAATGCTATATATCTTAACAATAGCATGGACGATACTTTGGTAGCCTATATAAATCGCTCAAAATATACGCTAGACATTGCTGTATATAATTACCAGCAAACAAGTGGGATGGCAGACATTGCAACTGCTGTTAACAATGCGACTGCCCGAGGTGTTGTTGTGAGATGGATATACGATGCTTCACAAAGTAATTCAGGGATGATTCCTTTAGTAAGCAGCGTCAATACATTTGGTAGCCCAACAACCAGTGCTTATGGTATTATGCACAACAAATTTATGATTATCGATGCCAACTCAATTAATGTAAATGACCCTATCGTATGGACGGGTTCTGCGAATTGGACAAAAACACATTTTAATTCGAACGTAAATAATACAATTATCATTCAGGACCAAGCTCTTGCCCAAGCGTATCTTGCTGAATTCAATGAAATGTGGGGTGATGTAGGAATTACTCCTAGTATTGCAAACTCCAAATTTGGACCATTTAAATCAGATAATACCATTCATAATTTCACGATTGGAGGCTCTTTAATTGAATTGTATTTTAGCCCGACAGACGGAACGAACACGAAGGTTTTAAACACAATCCAACATGCTGATTCCGATTTATTTTTTGGGATGTTGGCATTTTCCTTAGACAGTAATTCCGATTCGATTATTAACAAGAAAAATCAAGGGATTAACGTAACTGGCATAATCGATCAAAGCAGTATGATTTACTCACCATACACATCACTTACTTCTTCATTGGGAGCAAATTTTCAAGTGTACTCTTCATTTACTTCTGTTTATCATAGCAAAATCCTTATTACAGACCCATGCACCCTCTCTTCTGATCCAACTGTAATAACAGGTTCATACAACTGGACAACACCGGCAGAAACACAAAATGATGAGAATGAATTAATAATACATAACGATACTATTGCTAATATGTTCTACCAATCTTTTTATCAAAATTTTATTGATGTTGGAGGCACAATACTGCCTTGCAACCTAGTGAACATAAATGAAACACAAGATTATTATTCGTTGAGCATATTCCCTAATCCATTTACTCATTCAACAACAATTGAGTTAAATAGAAATCTCAACAATGCAACTCTTTCCATTTACAATACACTTGGCAAGCTGATAAAACAAACAGGTTATATCAATGGCAAAAGTATCAATCTCTCTCGAGATGAATTACCAAGTGGAGTATACTTCATTCATTTAATTGAACAGAACAATACACTTGCTGTAAAGAAATTAATTATTGCTGATAGCGAATAA
- a CDS encoding NifU family protein: MVDLSKKVEEALDQIRPYLQADGGNVSLVEITDDFVVKVELLGACKSCSMSMMTMKAGIEESIKRAVPEIKSVEAVNLSLAI; encoded by the coding sequence ATGGTTGATTTATCAAAAAAAGTAGAAGAAGCATTGGATCAAATTCGCCCCTATTTGCAAGCAGATGGCGGTAATGTATCGTTGGTTGAAATTACTGACGACTTTGTTGTGAAAGTTGAGTTGCTTGGAGCCTGTAAATCTTGCTCTATGAGTATGATGACAATGAAAGCCGGTATTGAAGAGTCGATCAAAAGAGCCGTGCCTGAAATAAAAAGTGTGGAAGCGGTTAATTTATCCCTGGCAATTTAA